TAGGGCGAAGTAAGGCGAAGCGGTAGGGGGTAGGCTAAGCCGGTGTAGTTCGTGGAGAGTCGAATACTGATCGTCAGGGGGGTTAAGAAGAGCTTCGGCGGCCTCAAGGCACTCGACGGCGTCGACATCGATGTATGTAGGGGGAGCCTCACTATGTTGATAGGGCCTAACGGCAGTGGCAAGACCACCTTGATCAACGTTATCTCAGGCTTCTATAAGCCAGAGGAGGGGAAGGTAGTGTTCGATGGCAGGGACGTCACCGGCCTCTCGCCCTACAAGATCTTTCACTTAGGCATGGTTAGGTCGTTCCAGATACCGTCGCCCTTCGTGAAGCTCTC
The sequence above is drawn from the Candidatus Nezhaarchaeota archaeon genome and encodes:
- a CDS encoding ATP-binding cassette domain-containing protein translates to MESRILIVRGVKKSFGGLKALDGVDIDVCRGSLTMLIGPNGSGKTTLINVISGFYKPEEGKVVFDGRDVTGLSPYKIFHLGMVRSFQIPSPFVKLSVLENLLAAYPNNPGESFAKALLRRAWVKREEEAVKQALRHI